The DNA segment ATCGACCATCAGAAAGGAACCCTATCCCAAAAATCTTAACATCCTTCAGAACTGTCTGCTGAAGCTGACCATAAGGAGAGAAGATGGAGATGCCACCTGGGTCACATCCTACTGCCATCCTACCGTCTGGTGTACCAACCATTGCACTCATGCTATCTTGAGCTGGCAAAGCAACCTTCTttacattatcaatattataagTAGGCAAAGAAACATCCTTTTCATCAAAGGTTTTATTTGTGGGTAAGGCGACGTTTCTTTCAACTACATTCACAATCTTTCCAAGGCCTAGCTCATCCACTCCAACATTTCTCTTGAACTTGACACTTTTCCCCTTTATGCCCGATTTCTTCGGTTGCTCGTAGTCAGGATCCTTTTGATCAAAGACCTCTCGTAACTCTTCACACTGAGTGTCGTGTGCAGCCAAAGTATCCATATCTAATGGaatctttattttgttagtTACCATTTCAGCCATGGTCGCCAACCGATTGATGTGCTTCTGGGCCGTGGTCTTCATACTTTCCAGTTCTTTCTTTACTCCTTCGGTCGTTTCCTTGACTTCTCTTACTAGACTTTTCCTCTTTACTGTCAACTGCCGGACTGCATCATCATATGCTTTATTAATGTCACTTGTACACTGTTTCTTGGCACTGTCAACACTTTTAGTCTGTTCATCTATAAAATCATTGTACTTCTGAAAGCATGATTGTTTCTTGTCCACCTTTGATTTAAGTTCTTCCATACCCTTCATGTGTTTGTCCTCGTAAGCTGTTCCCTCGATGACCTTGTGTCCTTCCCCCGTATGTTCCATAACAACACACCTGAAGCATGTGAATCTCCTGCAGCTGGAACAGAAGCAACCCTCGTCTTCTTTtggatgtttcctgcatttccgGTATTTACGGACTGAAACCTTCCCTGATGAGATCTCACTCATGGCAATGACTTCATGATCGATAAAGCCTTTCCATTGAGAGTGCGTATTAAGACAAGAGGTGCAGAGATAGTTGCCACAGTCTTGGCAGTAGACAGCAGCATGGGATTTGTCATTTGATTTACAATTTGTGCAAATCTGAGGATGGCCCTCCATATCCTCTATCAGACTCTTCAAAGCAAGATTTACCTGTAGTTTGCCAACATCTTCGTTTGGGACCTGGGTCACAGCTCTGCAGACAGGGCATCGGATCTGGCAGTTACCGTGACACTCTAAGAGGTTGTCCAGGCAAGTCTTGCAGAAAGTGTGAGAACAAGACAGGATCTTGGGATCGGTAAATGTAGAAAGACACACTGGACACTCTGTACTCTGGGAGATGACAGTCTTTAATGCTTCAGCCATGGTTGGGTTTATAGAagactgaaaaataatgattacaaaacaagATGAAGAataactagaactgcaatcgtttcagaacgatgtgcatgcattgacgcctctgatttaatagagggcaagaaacaggaggagatcaagagaaaactctagatgatatacattctcaaaatgttagagggcgctatttcttaaaggaatgatcactgatgcgtaaacacagttggagtatgtgaaatgatacaattggcaaaccctgaaaacatgagaccaaaataaattcaaacaaggaagttatggcaatttaactatttcaagactttgcaatagaaggcactatttctaaaggttactgtccctaattatggacagtatgtctaccaaatcagaatgaatttggatgagaaacggaggcaggagaggactaacaaaaattacatgttaatcaaattggattttggcagattttgcttttcataggaaattacattctcgagtcaaacaaatttcgtccatttttagaccaggtggccgctgaagaaagagagagagagaaagacgcagagagagtaatagaaataagcatacaaattcgctgacaattcatcaacgtaacccagtgttaagtacatatcagaacgatgtgcatgcataaactgagtttatcgccttattggacaaatggcgtgccatagtacgttcagttcgtttttgcgcgaaaccgatgcaatagacactgtgtacaattctgttgttgataatgtgtacatagtgagcagtataccatgtgttcagattgacttatcttgaaattttctgttgtaacctatgtcgtatttggtatcactggaaagagtattccaatgcggtgacattgataccacttttatttgtgcgcaggcaatagaccggaagtaaatgccatataaagaaagacattaaaaatgaaggatttgcacaataattttaagctgacgtcagcaatttgttagtttctgttacaaaacattaacgaactgttgaagtatatatcaatactcagatctgccaagttagaaagaataagcttcaataataaggaaataagagcaagttgaagttgtgctggcattaaagtgccttttggggtattttgctgattttcgggagcatttttcagatatttcgtcagttgtaaggtatatatttttttaaatggcatgaaagggcatatcttgaagaccctaaatccaagaaagggtacgggtttggccatgcatgacgcaatgaggagcattcaaaggtaagtgtttttgaaactttagagggcgctatttcaatgacgaaaaatcagtgatgcgtgaaaactgagtagtatgtatgatatggtactgtaatcaactcctgaatatatgagctcgaaatgaataaaaacaagaaaattatggccattttacgattttttgactttacattttaataaatatgaagtttttgaaggaaggctatttcggatttgaatttaaggcatgaagatggcattttgaaggtcaagttatacgtcgcagatgacggagcaactcttggactatctatagcaatttgttagaagtctttagcatgcaggataactgagatatgaaagaatgaagaatggtatgcaaatggacttgaaattgacaaaagtgcgcctggatggtcatgcatgagtgattttggaaaatggaagacgagaggcacaactagggatgctggacaacatgtctaccaaatttggttgaatttggatgaaggacggagtcagggtagagctaacaaaaccatgtgttaaacaaatgggattttggtggaagaagaagaagaagattacggaataggaatatggaacaagaacaatgcattgtcgccattgggcgtcaatgcaactagaactgcaatcgtttcagaacgatgtgcatgcattgacgcctctgatttaatagagggcaagtaacaggagatagagagaaactctagatgatatacattctcaaaatattagagggcgctatttcttaaaggaatggtcaccGATGCTGAAAACAcagttggattatgtgaaatgatacaattggcaaaccctgaaaatatgagacaaaaataaattcaaacaaggaagttatggcaatccaactattttaagactttgcaatagagggcgctatttctaaagttatggtcacttattatggataacatgtctaccaaattagaatgaatttggatgaggaacggtggcaggggaggacttacaaaaattacatgttaatcaaattgaattgtAGCACATTTTGCtctccataggaagttacattctggAGTAAACAATTTTAGACCATTTGGCGCCCCATATGTTGTTGTTGAGAATGTGTCcattgtgagcagtataccatatgttcagattgacttatcttgaaattttctgttgtaacctatgtcgtatttggtatcactgaaaagagtattccaatgcggtgacattgataccacttttatttgtgcgcaggcaatagaccggaagtaaatgccatataaagaaagacattaaaagtgaaggttttgcacaataatttgaagctgacgtcagatttttgtcagtttttgttacaaaaggttgacaAACGGTTggagtatatatcaatactcatatccgCCAAGtcagaaagaataagcttcaataataaggaaataagagcaagttgaagttgtgctggcagtaaagtgcatttttgggtattttgctgattttcgggagcatttttcagatatttcgtcagttgtaaggtatatatttttttcaatggcatgaaagatcatatcttgaagaccctaaattcaaaaaagggtacgggtttggccacgcatgacgcaatgaggagcattcaaaggtaagcgtttttgaaactttagagggcgctatttcgatgacggaaggtcaatgatgcgtgaaaattcagtaacttgtattttatgataccgTTATCAATTTCTGAAAGAATGagctcaaaatgaataaaaacaagaaagttatggccattttacgaattttttactttacatttcaataattatgaactttttgaaggaaggctatttcggatttgaatttaggacatgaagatggcattttgaaggtttggttatacgtcgcagatgatggagcaactctttgactatctatagcaatttgttagaagtctgtagcatgcaggataattgagatatgaaagaatgaagaatggtatgcaaatggacttgaaattgacaaaatggcgcctggatggtcatgcatgagtgattttggaaaatggaagacgagaggcacaactagggatgctggacaacatgtctaccaaatttggatgaatttggatgagggacggagtcagggtagagctaacaaaaccatgtgttaaacaaatgggattttggtggaagaagaagaagattacggaataggaatatggaactagaactgcaatcgtttcagaacgatgtgcatgcattgacgcctctgatttaatagagggcaagaaacagaaggagatagagagaaaactctagatgatatacattctcaaaatattagagggcgctatttttttaaagaatggtcactgatgcataaaacacagttggagtatgtgaaatgatacaattggcaaactctgaaaacatgagaccaaaataaattcaaacaaggaagttatggcaatttaactatttcaagactttgcacgagagggcgctatttctaaaggttatggtcactaattatggacaATATGtctatcaaatcaaaatgaatttggatgagaaacggaggcaggcgaagactaacaaaaattacatgttaatcaaattggattttggcagattttgccttccataggaagttacattctcgagtcaaacagatttcgtccatttttagaccatgtggccgctgaacaaagagagagagagagagagataaagacgtagagagagtaatagaaataagcatacaaattcactgaaattcattaacgtaacccagtgttaagtacatatcagaacgatgtgcatgcatgaaCTGAGTTTATCaatgcaatagacactgtgtacaattctgttgttgataatgtgtgcatagtgagcagtataccatgtgttcagattgacttatcttgaaattttctgttgtaacctatgtcgtatttggtatcactggaaagagtattccaatgcggtgacattgataccacttttatttgtgcgcaggcaatagaccggaagtaaatgccatataaagaaagacattaaaaatgaaggttttgcacaataattttaagctgacgtcagcaatttgttagtttctgttacaaaacattaacgaactgtttaagtatatatcaatactcatatcagccaagttagaaagaataagcttcaataataaggaaataagagcaagttgaagttgtgctggcattaaagtgcattttggggtattttgctgatattcgggagcatttttcagatatttcgtcagttgtaaggtatatatttttttaaatggcatgaaagatcatatcttgaagaccctaaattcaaaaaagggtacgggtttggccacgcatgacgcaatgaggagcattcaaaggtaagcgtttttgaaactttagagggcgctatttcaatgacggaagatcaatgatgcgtgaaaacttagtagcatgtatgttatgataccgtgatcaatttctaaaagaatgagcgcaaaatgaataaaaacacaaaagttacggccattttacgacttttagacatt comes from the Lytechinus variegatus isolate NC3 chromosome 9, Lvar_3.0, whole genome shotgun sequence genome and includes:
- the LOC121421878 gene encoding tripartite motif-containing protein 2-like produces the protein MAEALKTVISQSTECPVCLSTFTDPKILSCSHTFCKTCLDNLLECHGNCQIRCPVCRAVTQVPNEDVGKLQVNLALKSLIEDMEGHPQICTNCKSNDKSHAAVYCQDCGNYLCTSCLNTHSQWKGFIDHEVIAMSEISSGKVSVRKYRKCRKHPKEDEGCFCSSCRRFTCFRCVVMEHTGEGHKVIEGTAYEDKHMKGMEELKSKVDKKQSCFQKYNDFIDEQTKSVDSAKKQCTSDINKAYDDAVRQLTVKRKSLVREVKETTEGVKKELESMKTTAQKHINRLATMAEMVTNKIKIPLDMDTLAAHDTQCEELREVFDQKDPDYEQPKKSGIKGKSVKFKRNVGVDELGLGKIVNVVERNVALPTNKTFDEKDVSLPTYNIDNVKKVALPAQDSMSAMVGTPDGRMAVGCDPGGISIFSPYGQLQQTVLKDVKIFGIGFLSDGRCVVMDTSNNITLYTPEYTQLNVMFKTLRRFKGGIPRLTVDADDLICVSYRNAEKIQVFSTAGGQAVREIPCNGYGPYQITSYHGSLIISSWGAIRLIDKEGAVQHELKKPGSFLCAAVSQWNTILIAKVKPYECLVSIDEYTNELRHIRNFVNDFKIEKPWRDWYYLQQYRSGEIAFCTLHRLYIFR